CGGCGCTCGCTGTAGCGCCGAATAAAAACGGCGGAACGGCGTCCGCCGGTACAAACTGTACAAAAAGCTCTTCGCTCTCTGCCCAAACACCAGTGTTACCACTAAACGATGAGGACATCGTTTTTCCGAAAAAAATTTGCGGTAACGAAATGCCTGCTTACTTATAAACAACAAGGACATCGTTTTTTTCTGCCTAAAAAAAGAGGCAGAAAACAGGATGTGCTTTCTGCCTCGCTAGTAAAGTAATTGAACTATTTGGCTTTTTTAACTGCCTCTTTTAGTTTTTTACCAGCTTTGAAAACCGGAACTTTGCGTGCCGGAATCTTCAAAGGTTTTTTGGTTTTGGGATTGATGCCGTTACGGGCTTTACGATGGGCAACATTGAATGAACCAAAACCGACAAAAGAAACTTTTTCCCCCTTTTTAAGGGATTCCGTAATGCCCTCAAGAACAGTTGCGAGGGCAACACTGGCTACTTTTTGTGAAGTACCAGCATTTGCTGCGATTTTTTTGACCAATTCGTCTCTGCTCATTTTACCTCCTTATTTGGTTTAGTGTAAAGAGTAAGAGATCTTTCAATGGATAGGAAAGTGCACTGTGAAATTTCTGTCAATAAAAAAAAGCTTATTTTTCGTTTAATTTACGAATTTTCACGATTTATAAGTGTTTGTTTAGTGCATAACATATTCTTATATAGGTAATTAGCAATTCATAACAGGAGTGAATATTTTTTTTGTTAAATCCTCTATTTGGCGCTACTTTGGTTTTTTAAGTTGACAAAAAAGAGGTGAGAAAGTGTTTAGTTAAATCAAAAAACTTGGAGGTTTTATCAATGAAACTGAAAATAATGTCTTTCATAGCGCTGCTCCTTTTAGTGTTGCTTAACGCCTGCAGCAGCAATAAAAAAATGGAAGCTCCGGTTGAACCGGTTCGCGATCCTTTAGCTTTGGCACATTCAGCAGCAGCCAAAGGCGCTGATGAATATAATAATGAACTTTACAATGATGCCATCGTTTCTTTTAATGAGGCAATAACATTATTTAATGAAGTATCCACAACTGCTTCGCCTGCAGATTCAGTTGCCGAGAATATTGAAAAGATGAATTTAAATATTGCCAAATCTTATATAGAACTTGCTACTGAAAGTAGTGAATTGAATAGTTATGATGAGGCATTAACCTTTTACAATCAAGCTCTGAATATCTATAAAAAACTCACACCCCGTTTGATTAGCCAGGAAGAATTGAATGCAAACATCATTGGAATTTACAATAATATGGCAATAATCGCCAAACAGGCAGGAAGATATGAAGAGGCATTGAATTATTATGACCAAATATTGAAACTGACTCCTGACGACGCTGATGTTCTCTATGCCAAATTCTATGTTCTTAGGGATAATATTAAAGATGAAAACAGAGCTTATGCCGTGTTAATTGATTATGCGGAATTATCTCAGGATGCCAAAGCGTTTATCAATGTAGCTGATAGCTATGCCGAAAAAGGAAATATGATGGAAGCCGGTAAATATTATCAAAAGGCCTTAGCCATTGAACCAAGCGTTGACCTCTATCGTCGTTTGGCAAATTATTATCAGGGAATAAAGGATTATAACAATGCCAATCTTTATTTGCAGAAGGTGGCGGATGCGGGTCCTGCACCAACGGAACTGGCACAAATCTATGCGATGATAGCTAAGAATTATGAAGGACTGAATGATAAGAAAAAGATGGTGGAATATTATGAAAAGTCCTTAGGTCTTGAACGCAATCCGCAAATGGCGCTGCTTTTGGCAAGCTATTACAATACCCAAAAGAATTATGCCAAAGTAATCAGCAATGCCACTATAACCCTTGGTTTAGACCCTAAAAATGCTGATGCACTAATGTTGCGTGGCGTTGCCTATTATCAAATGAAGAATTATACCGCTGCCAAAGCCGATTTGGAAAAGGT
The Candidatus Cloacimonas sp. DNA segment above includes these coding regions:
- a CDS encoding tetratricopeptide repeat protein; this translates as MKLKIMSFIALLLLVLLNACSSNKKMEAPVEPVRDPLALAHSAAAKGADEYNNELYNDAIVSFNEAITLFNEVSTTASPADSVAENIEKMNLNIAKSYIELATESSELNSYDEALTFYNQALNIYKKLTPRLISQEELNANIIGIYNNMAIIAKQAGRYEEALNYYDQILKLTPDDADVLYAKFYVLRDNIKDENRAYAVLIDYAELSQDAKAFINVADSYAEKGNMMEAGKYYQKALAIEPSVDLYRRLANYYQGIKDYNNANLYLQKVADAGPAPTELAQIYAMIAKNYEGLNDKKKMVEYYEKSLGLERNPQMALLLASYYNTQKNYAKVISNATITLGLDPKNADALMLRGVAYYQMKNYTAAKADLEKVQNDPRYGAQAQKILKNIPK
- a CDS encoding HU family DNA-binding protein, coding for MSRDELVKKIAANAGTSQKVASVALATVLEGITESLKKGEKVSFVGFGSFNVAHRKARNGINPKTKKPLKIPARKVPVFKAGKKLKEAVKKAK